Within the Dolichospermum compactum NIES-806 genome, the region ATCCAACTTTCCAATATGTCATCAACAGTCATTAATTTATTTATTAATACAACAATACTTTGATCATTTACGGGATTTGATTTAAAAAAATCTTCAATTATATATGGATCACCAAAAATATATCTGAATTGTTTATTTACAATTACTAATGTTGAAGTAGGTAATATCCATTCAGTATTTGTAAAATATTTATTTTCTAATTCATGGATACAATTTATTATGTGTGAAGAAAAAAATTGTGAGTATTTTTTTCTTTTATTTCTACATAATCTTCCCATAAATTACTGATATAATCATCGTTCTTACAATAATATATCCAATCTTTTCCAGTGAAACTATAGCTTTTTAAATTAATTCCATCTTTCAATTCTTGAGATTTCATTTTTTTCATCTCATTTTCCATCTCAGATTCAATCAAAGATTTACAATTTTTAATACTTTTTTTCTTTGTGTTACTAATTGTCGGATCTTGTTGGAGATCTCAGGACTTACGCAACTGGCACATTGGTAAGGTGCGTCAGATATCAAAAATCTNNNNNNNNNNNNNNNNNNNNNNNNNNNNNNNNNNNNNNNNNNNNNNNNNNNNNNNNNNNNNNNNNNNNNNNNNGTGTGACACTTGCGTAAGTCCTAGATCTTTAAAACACTTATACAAAAATTTTAAAGCACAAAATCTGGTTTGAATATTCATAATATTTTACTTTCATCGAAATCAATATTTACGCCAAATACAATAAACTTCTGTATGCAGGTTAAGTCTTTTTGAATAATAATAAAACTACAATGATTTGTGTCTAGCAGATACACCCCAACCTCACTCTCTTCTCACTTGATTGACATATTCTAAACATTCTTCAAAATCGTCTCCTGCCCATTCTGGGGATGTTTTCAGGAAATCTAACAATGATTCTACAGTATTTTGATGCTGTTTTTTTTGTTGTTCAATTTCTAAAATTGCTTGAGCTTGAGCAAAAGCCACTAACAACACTTGTTCTAACATAATTATCACCACTTTGTTAATTTACAGATTATTATATTATTGTACATTAACTTTCACATTGGTAGCTGAATTATGTTGCTATCCGTAATAGAGAGTCAATTAAATTTCAATTTATTAATCCTGTTATTTATTAAATGAATATCAATATATTAAATATTTAATAAGCGTGTCACAGTCTCTAGTATACTCACCCAATAATTTTGGTGCTTCAGGTGCAGAGGTTGAGATTTTCAAACTTCTCTCTTGAGAAGGATTCTGAAAATATAAATAATCTATAGGATGGATCATATATTTTACCCTGAGTGAAGTTGGGCTTGGTTTACCCTCCAAGCCTTTTTATTTTTTTTGCTCGTCCTTCAACCTATTATTTATCGGCTGTCATACCTGGACCTTGTGCTTCTTGTATCATCTCAGGAGAAAGTTCTCGCACTGTGCGAAAGGGAAATAGACGAGTTGAGGAAATTTGAGCATAGTCGGAAGTCAAAAAAGGAGCATATTGACTAGCTTCAGGGGTTAACTGTGCTGCCATTGCTAGGGTGATACCTTTGAGAAATTTCCGCACATCTTTAGCTTGTTCTCCAACTACTTCTTTGTTCAAGATAGGTGTATTTGGTTTCCCCATTTGATATGGAGTCAGACTAGGATCTATGATGCTTAAATGAGAAGCACCAACCACACCCACCAACCATTTTGGGGAGGGAATTTTCGCAAACCCCGTAACTTGTTCAGTTAATGCAGGGGTAATTTTATCTGCGGAACTAGAGAGGATTAATGTGGGAATTTGTACTTTTGTTAACCCAGTTTCCCCAAACATTAAAGAGGTGGTAGGATTAAGAGCGATCGCCTGTTTAATTCTCCCATCTCGCAATTGATAGGTTTTTCCTGGTAATGCTTGAGCCACACATTGAAGAGTTTCACCTAAATTGTCCTTAGCTAAGTTTGGCTGACAGCGTTGTTTGAGGTTTTCGATTTGTAATTCACCCCCAGCTAATGCTAAAGCCGTTCCCCCACCAAAGGAATAACCTACAACCATAACGTTATTCGTTGCCAGTTTTCCCTGTAGGGGATTGTTCGCAGTTTGGTTAAGTTTTTCCAGTTCATCAACAATAAAACTGACATCTTTGGGACGGTCTAAAAATTCTTGGGGTGCAACAAGTTGTTTTCTACCTTTGCTGACTGCTTTAAAAGTAGTTTCATTACTACCAGGATGTTCCAAAGCCGCAACAACATAACCATGAGAAGCCAAATGTTCGGCTAAATAACGCAAGTCAGTCCGCACCGAACCCCAACCATGAGAAAAGACAATTAAAGGTTTATTTACACTAGCAGCGGTAGAGAAATAAACATCCAGGGGAATTTGTCGTTGACGCTTTTGGTCATTGAAATTTAACTTGAGTGTCTGTACCTGTGCGCTTCCTGCTTGAGTAGGATCTAGAGAATAGGCAACTTTGATATCTTTAGGGTTAACTTGGGGAGAAAGACCAAACATAAACCGCTGAGTGCGGACAAATGCACCATTTAAACTCCCCGCTACAGTTAAAGCCTGGGGTAAATTAATTTCTAGGCGTTTGCTGGGATAGGCAGCAATAAAACTTAGTATAGATAAACCCTGTGGAGAATTAGCAGCTAAAACCAATCCCCCTTTCATCGCTTGTAGTCCCGCCTGATCTCGACGGGTAATAGCGGTCGAGATATCACTGAGAATTGTAGTCCCAATTTGGGTATTGATTAATCTATCTAAAGTAGCAACATTGATGGGAATTCGGATTTTTAGTCCCTCTAACAAAAAACGACGTTGTTCTTCAGTCATTCTCTTGGTATAAGTTCCTAAACTATCTGGTAATTTGCCAGTTTCCGTAGATTTTTTTAACTCTTCCAAGGACGCAGATTCCTCCAGTTGTCCATAACGAATCACAACCGTATCTGCTGCGTGTACAGAAGAATTAACTCCAAAAAATGGTGTCAGCGCGACAACACAAAATGCTCCTGCAAATACCTTAAAATTCTTCCAGCTTTTCTCTGTGAACATCTTTAATATTGCCCTTCAAATTAGGAGATTCTATCTGATTTTACGGTTTTTATCCCACACTCAGACACCCCATTTCTGAATCAGCAAATCCTATAGATGCAATAGACAAAATAGAATACATCCATGATTAATGATCTTAATATCGATAAGTAGGTGGGCGTTAAAAATTGTCGTTGGGGCAAGGGAACAGGGAACTCTTAACAGGGAACAGGAAGAGAGTTTTGAGTGATTTTACTTTTCTTCACATACCTTTAAATTTTTCTGTTCACCTACTTAATAATTCCATAACATTATTGAAATCTTTAAATTTCCGCATATTTATTTATCTTAGCTTCATA harbors:
- a CDS encoding alpha/beta hydrolase — protein: MFTEKSWKNFKVFAGAFCVVALTPFFGVNSSVHAADTVVIRYGQLEESASLEELKKSTETGKLPDSLGTYTKRMTEEQRRFLLEGLKIRIPINVATLDRLINTQIGTTILSDISTAITRRDQAGLQAMKGGLVLAANSPQGLSILSFIAAYPSKRLEINLPQALTVAGSLNGAFVRTQRFMFGLSPQVNPKDIKVAYSLDPTQAGSAQVQTLKLNFNDQKRQRQIPLDVYFSTAASVNKPLIVFSHGWGSVRTDLRYLAEHLASHGYVVAALEHPGSNETTFKAVSKGRKQLVAPQEFLDRPKDVSFIVDELEKLNQTANNPLQGKLATNNVMVVGYSFGGGTALALAGGELQIENLKQRCQPNLAKDNLGETLQCVAQALPGKTYQLRDGRIKQAIALNPTTSLMFGETGLTKVQIPTLILSSSADKITPALTEQVTGFAKIPSPKWLVGVVGASHLSIIDPSLTPYQMGKPNTPILNKEVVGEQAKDVRKFLKGITLAMAAQLTPEASQYAPFLTSDYAQISSTRLFPFRTVRELSPEMIQEAQGPGMTADK